One window of the Petroclostridium xylanilyticum genome contains the following:
- a CDS encoding IS110 family transposase: MNFRPIAGIDVGKFFSEMAILSPSNEVIARMKIRHDSSTDVERAVELLKKTEKDFDSRPFVVMESTGHYHKILFHSLCKAGFEVSVTNPIQTDSIKNIGIRKVKNDKVDARKIALLYRFQELKTTNILDEDIECLRSLCRQYYKLSDELTAYKNRFTGIVDQLMLNFKDVFPNIFSKAALAVLEEYPTPAHILKADRNKLISMIQEKSHKSLKWATEKYELLVSKARDFEPLSIHNSSNIAMLGVYISMIRTLEENLEKVLKAIHKLIDEDLAKDMPVLALTLELLQSIPGIGLLSAATILAEIGDFSAFKKPGKLVAYFGIDPSVMQSGEFTGTRNKMSKRGSRLLRRVLFTIALANIRTKRDKTACNPVLLEFYQQKCRSKPKKVALGAVMRKLVNYIFAVLRDRKPYQLRSPQEHAKNLAAKHTAA; encoded by the coding sequence ATGAATTTCAGACCCATTGCAGGCATTGATGTGGGCAAGTTCTTCAGTGAGATGGCGATTCTTTCTCCATCCAATGAAGTAATTGCCCGCATGAAGATTCGCCATGATTCCAGTACCGACGTTGAAAGAGCCGTTGAATTGCTGAAAAAAACGGAAAAGGACTTTGATTCAAGGCCTTTCGTCGTCATGGAATCCACCGGGCACTATCACAAAATCCTTTTCCATTCACTTTGTAAAGCTGGATTTGAGGTTTCAGTAACAAACCCCATCCAGACTGATTCTATCAAAAATATTGGAATTAGAAAAGTGAAAAATGATAAAGTGGATGCCCGGAAAATTGCATTGCTCTACAGATTTCAGGAGCTTAAAACTACTAATATCCTCGATGAGGATATTGAATGCTTAAGGAGCCTTTGCCGCCAGTACTACAAGCTCTCTGACGAGCTTACTGCCTACAAAAACAGGTTTACGGGTATTGTTGACCAACTCATGCTAAACTTTAAGGATGTATTCCCCAACATCTTTTCAAAGGCTGCTCTTGCAGTCCTGGAGGAGTATCCTACGCCTGCCCATATTCTTAAGGCTGACAGGAACAAGCTGATTTCAATGATTCAGGAAAAGTCCCACAAAAGCCTTAAATGGGCAACTGAAAAGTATGAGCTTTTGGTCTCCAAGGCCAGAGATTTTGAACCTTTGAGCATTCACAATTCCTCAAATATTGCCATGCTCGGTGTGTACATCTCCATGATCAGAACCCTGGAGGAAAACCTGGAGAAAGTCCTTAAAGCCATCCATAAGCTGATTGATGAGGACCTGGCAAAGGACATGCCTGTACTTGCATTGACGCTTGAACTCTTGCAGAGCATTCCCGGCATAGGCCTTCTGTCTGCTGCCACCATTCTTGCGGAGATTGGCGACTTTTCGGCCTTTAAAAAGCCGGGCAAGCTGGTTGCTTATTTCGGCATTGACCCCTCTGTCATGCAGTCCGGAGAGTTTACCGGTACACGTAACAAGATGTCTAAGAGGGGTTCAAGGCTGCTTCGCAGGGTGCTTTTTACAATTGCTCTTGCCAATATCCGTACCAAGAGGGATAAGACAGCTTGCAACCCTGTGTTACTGGAGTTTTATCAACAGAAGTGCCGGAGCAAACCTAAAAAAGTAGCTTTGGGAGCTGTTATGCGTAAGCTTGTTAATTATATTTTTGCTGTTCTGAGGGATAGAAAGCCTTATCAGCTACGTAGCCCCCAAGAGCATGCGAAGAATCTTGCAGCAAAGCATACAGCAGCTTAA
- a CDS encoding SHOCT domain-containing protein translates to MMGYGYGMMGGWMFMMIIPLLLIGIIVYAAVKLASGSQSNYAGKYGETNRAMEILNQRFANGEISEEEYKKKKDMLKY, encoded by the coding sequence ATGATGGGATATGGATATGGAATGATGGGAGGATGGATGTTTATGATGATTATTCCTTTGCTTTTAATCGGGATTATTGTATATGCAGCGGTTAAGCTGGCAAGTGGCAGTCAGTCCAATTATGCAGGCAAATATGGTGAAACAAACCGCGCCATGGAAATTTTAAATCAAAGATTTGCTAACGGAGAGATTAGCGAAGAAGAATACAAAAAGAAAAAAGATATGCTGAAATATTAA
- a CDS encoding heavy-metal-associated domain-containing protein — MKTHIVKLKQSNMLCHRCVLNVVKALSQIQGIQELSVNLEEKRIKIAYNDQNVSREMIKEIVDEAIIKGKVKKLP, encoded by the coding sequence ATGAAAACACACATAGTTAAATTAAAACAAAGTAATATGCTGTGTCATAGATGCGTGCTAAATGTTGTAAAAGCCCTCAGTCAAATACAAGGCATTCAAGAGCTGAGTGTCAATTTAGAGGAAAAAAGGATTAAGATTGCCTATAACGACCAGAATGTATCAAGAGAGATGATTAAAGAGATTGTTGATGAGGCTATAATCAAAGGAAAAGTAAAAAAGTTACCATAA
- a CDS encoding DUF2680 domain-containing protein, with protein sequence MKKKITVLITTLLLITAIAVPVALAADEKDSKASDFFNSMFDFHRKWVDKAVEKGDITEDEAKQWNEHFDYMQKFHEENGFGGQCGGVGGPGNGPANQSYRSQFNRGMMGGYGGMMGSYFDNEL encoded by the coding sequence ATGAAGAAAAAAATTACAGTACTTATCACAACATTATTGCTCATTACAGCGATCGCTGTACCGGTAGCGCTTGCTGCGGATGAAAAAGATTCCAAAGCATCAGACTTCTTTAATTCTATGTTCGATTTTCATAGGAAATGGGTAGACAAAGCAGTGGAAAAGGGTGACATTACAGAAGATGAAGCCAAACAATGGAATGAGCATTTTGATTACATGCAGAAATTCCATGAAGAGAACGGATTTGGCGGACAATGTGGAGGAGTTGGCGGACCTGGCAATGGTCCAGCAAATCAGAGTTACCGATCACAATTCAATAGAGGTATGATGGGTGGCTACGGCGGCATGATGGGCAGCTACTTTGATAATGAGCTATAA
- a CDS encoding heavy-metal-associated domain-containing protein, with the protein MMKKIFIEGMSCAHCVGHVEEALKEICGVKSVSVNLEQKFATVELAHEVADEKLRAAIDEAGYEVVKIEG; encoded by the coding sequence ATGATGAAGAAAATATTTATTGAAGGAATGAGTTGTGCACATTGTGTAGGACATGTTGAGGAAGCATTAAAAGAAATATGTGGAGTAAAATCGGTATCGGTTAATTTGGAACAAAAGTTTGCAACAGTAGAGCTGGCCCATGAAGTAGCTGATGAAAAACTAAGGGCGGCAATAGATGAGGCTGGATATGAGGTTGTTAAAATAGAAGGGTAA
- a CDS encoding stage V sporulation protein D, whose translation MIRPSMAIKKRIFFLLVFFTLSLTGLIVRISWLQVYDGEKLQKEAIKQQVRDSMINSRRGSIFDRNGKPLAVSASVETVSVAPNEIKKAGNAGEIAGKLSQILNMTYEDVYKKITKESDYEIIKRKIDKNQADEIRQYRLKGIYLEEDSKRYYPYGNFAAHILGAVGVDNQGLFGIEAKYDKYLKGLPGRVISAADAAGTEMPYQYERYVDPEDGANVVLTIDETIQHFAERHLETALMENKVANGGVAIVMDPQTGDILAMAVKPDFDLNNPLEIQDEKRKKELEKLSGKDFTDRYRVELQKMWRNKAIVDSYEPGSTFKIITAAAALEENAVQLDDLFNCIGYAVVAGQRINCWRYYRPHGIQTFVQAVQNSCNPAFIEVAGKIGPEVFYRYVKAFGFLERTGIDFDGEMAGLFHKPAAFNQLELATASFGQGFQVTPLQMISAISAVVNDGYLLKPRLVKQLTDKEGNVIKNFDPEVVRQVISKETSAVLREILESVVSEGTGKNAYIKGYRVAGKTGTSEKLPRGQKNYIASFVGFAPADAPKAVVLVILDEPKGDDYFGGVVAAPVAGKILDDTLNYLGVEPRFTKEELLMMDVTIPEVRNLDVEQAQQKIKEINLAYKVEGSGNTVTDQTPKPGTKLPEKSTIILYTEDSKPTASVVVPDVLKKSVLDANKILNDASLNLRIVGSGTVTGRSGEVNAALSVSQDPPAGTVVVPGTPVNVEFRHTEVD comes from the coding sequence TTGATTAGGCCAAGCATGGCAATAAAAAAAAGAATCTTCTTTTTACTTGTTTTCTTTACTTTGTCACTAACTGGGTTAATTGTACGAATAAGTTGGTTACAAGTATATGATGGTGAAAAACTTCAAAAAGAAGCTATAAAACAGCAGGTTCGTGACAGCATGATTAACTCCAGGAGAGGTTCCATCTTTGACCGTAACGGTAAGCCTCTTGCAGTAAGTGCTTCGGTAGAAACAGTTAGTGTTGCACCGAATGAAATAAAAAAGGCCGGCAATGCCGGGGAAATAGCTGGAAAGTTATCACAAATTTTAAATATGACTTATGAAGATGTATATAAGAAAATTACTAAAGAAAGTGATTATGAGATTATTAAAAGAAAGATTGATAAAAATCAAGCTGATGAGATTAGACAATATAGGTTGAAAGGTATCTATCTGGAAGAAGATTCAAAACGATATTATCCCTACGGCAATTTTGCAGCTCATATACTGGGAGCTGTGGGTGTTGACAATCAAGGGTTATTTGGGATAGAAGCAAAGTATGATAAGTATTTAAAAGGTTTACCCGGAAGGGTTATATCGGCAGCAGATGCAGCGGGGACAGAAATGCCATATCAATACGAAAGATATGTAGATCCGGAAGATGGGGCTAATGTAGTATTAACAATTGATGAAACGATTCAACATTTTGCTGAAAGACATTTGGAAACGGCATTGATGGAGAATAAAGTGGCAAATGGAGGAGTTGCCATTGTAATGGACCCCCAGACGGGAGATATACTTGCCATGGCAGTTAAGCCTGACTTTGATCTAAATAATCCTTTAGAGATACAGGATGAAAAAAGGAAAAAGGAATTAGAAAAGCTAAGTGGAAAAGATTTTACAGACCGGTACAGGGTTGAACTTCAAAAGATGTGGCGGAATAAGGCCATAGTTGACAGCTATGAACCGGGATCAACTTTTAAGATTATAACAGCAGCAGCTGCGCTGGAAGAAAATGCTGTGCAACTTGATGACCTATTTAATTGCATAGGCTATGCTGTGGTGGCAGGGCAAAGGATTAACTGCTGGAGGTATTACAGGCCACATGGAATACAAACTTTTGTGCAAGCAGTTCAAAATTCCTGCAATCCTGCATTTATTGAAGTAGCAGGCAAAATAGGGCCGGAAGTGTTCTACCGTTATGTGAAAGCCTTCGGATTTTTAGAAAGGACGGGCATTGATTTTGATGGAGAAATGGCCGGACTATTCCATAAACCTGCAGCATTTAATCAACTGGAGCTGGCGACAGCGTCCTTTGGACAGGGTTTTCAGGTTACCCCGCTTCAAATGATTAGTGCTATATCTGCAGTTGTAAACGATGGTTATTTGTTAAAACCAAGGTTGGTAAAACAGCTAACTGATAAAGAAGGAAATGTTATCAAAAATTTTGACCCGGAAGTCGTCCGGCAGGTCATATCAAAAGAAACTTCTGCTGTCCTTAGAGAAATTCTTGAGAGTGTAGTTTCTGAAGGGACAGGGAAAAATGCATACATAAAGGGGTATAGAGTGGCGGGAAAGACGGGAACATCCGAGAAACTCCCGAGAGGGCAAAAGAATTATATTGCTTCATTTGTCGGTTTCGCTCCTGCGGATGCTCCTAAAGCCGTTGTGCTTGTAATATTGGATGAACCTAAAGGGGACGATTACTTCGGTGGTGTTGTTGCTGCACCTGTTGCAGGTAAGATTCTTGATGATACATTAAATTACCTGGGAGTAGAGCCTAGATTCACCAAGGAAGAATTATTAATGATGGATGTTACTATCCCGGAAGTAAGAAATTTAGATGTAGAGCAAGCACAGCAGAAGATTAAAGAGATAAACTTAGCCTATAAAGTTGAAGGTTCCGGTAATACCGTTACCGATCAAACACCCAAACCGGGAACAAAACTTCCGGAAAAGTCTACAATTATATTATATACTGAAGATTCTAAACCAACAGCTAGTGTAGTAGTTCCGGATGTATTAAAAAAATCGGTTTTAGATGCTAATAAAATATTAAATGATGCAAGCTTGAATCTTAGGATAGTTGGTTCGGGGACGGTAACTGGCCGTAGCGGGGAAGTAAATGCTGCGTTATCAGTTAGTCAGGATCCGCCTGCAGGAACAGTGGTTGTTCCCGGTACGCCGGTAAATGTTGAATTCAGGCATACGGAAGTGGATTAG
- a CDS encoding sensor histidine kinase produces MINISKQLRKYFILISIISVVFITIVSNISMNYFFTNYVKASRSQDDLKLVQYIERLYSDDGGGLDSRSLMNILHYSYSEAIEVKIKNIKNEVVWESGMSDTMMHGMMGGRRYQDRNVVYKEYPLNYQGQQVGIIEIGRPQSIIVTSQDRGFVYTINGVYIAAFIFSIILAAILSLHVSKKFLHPIYLIKENAKLIEEEKYKQLYDIETNTLELQDLSISIKELAEKLEYQDALRKRLTSDISHELRTPLATLQSHIEAFMDGIWQPTQERLMSIHDEITRLTKLIKDLSDLSKIESEEVRLNMDKVNLSSLLDNVVDNFEPLFISKDIKIVKDIQQDVEIMGDADRLNQIFINVLSNAYKYTNEKGQITTTLNEYKGKVSIIIEDTGIGIEKEDLVHIFERFYRGDVSRSRETGGSGIGLTITKALVEAHKGTIKVESEVNKGTKVIISFNKSS; encoded by the coding sequence ATGATTAATATAAGTAAACAATTAAGAAAATATTTTATTTTAATTTCTATTATATCCGTTGTCTTTATTACCATCGTTTCAAATATCAGTATGAACTATTTTTTTACTAACTATGTTAAGGCATCTAGAAGCCAGGATGACCTTAAATTGGTGCAATATATAGAACGCCTGTATTCCGATGATGGTGGAGGGCTTGACAGTCGTTCGTTAATGAATATTCTGCACTATTCCTATAGTGAAGCAATAGAAGTTAAAATTAAAAATATAAAGAATGAAGTCGTATGGGAAAGCGGGATGTCCGACACAATGATGCACGGCATGATGGGAGGAAGGCGTTATCAGGACAGAAATGTGGTATATAAAGAATATCCTTTGAACTATCAGGGGCAGCAAGTAGGAATTATTGAAATAGGCAGGCCACAGAGTATTATAGTGACTTCACAGGATAGGGGCTTTGTATATACCATTAATGGAGTATATATTGCTGCTTTTATTTTTTCTATCATACTGGCTGCTATTTTAAGTTTGCACGTATCTAAAAAGTTTTTGCATCCCATATACCTCATTAAAGAAAATGCGAAGTTAATAGAGGAGGAAAAATATAAGCAGCTGTACGATATAGAGACAAATACCCTTGAGTTGCAGGATTTATCCATTTCAATAAAAGAACTTGCAGAAAAATTAGAATATCAGGATGCATTAAGAAAGAGATTAACATCTGACATTTCCCACGAACTGAGAACTCCTCTGGCAACATTACAGAGTCATATAGAAGCTTTTATGGACGGCATATGGCAGCCTACCCAGGAACGGTTGATGAGCATTCATGATGAAATTACCAGGCTCACAAAGCTTATAAAAGATCTTTCAGACTTATCTAAAATTGAGAGCGAAGAAGTCAGGTTAAATATGGATAAGGTCAATTTATCATCCTTATTAGATAACGTAGTAGATAATTTTGAGCCGCTGTTCATAAGCAAGGATATAAAGATTGTAAAAGATATACAGCAGGATGTAGAGATAATGGGCGACGCTGACCGGCTAAACCAGATTTTTATCAATGTTTTATCCAATGCCTATAAATATACAAATGAGAAGGGACAGATTACAACTACATTAAATGAGTACAAAGGTAAAGTTAGTATTATCATTGAAGATACCGGCATAGGTATTGAGAAAGAGGACCTGGTCCATATCTTTGAAAGATTTTACAGGGGAGATGTTTCACGGAGCCGGGAAACAGGGGGCTCCGGTATAGGGCTTACCATTACCAAAGCGCTGGTGGAAGCCCATAAGGGCACAATAAAAGTAGAGAGTGAGGTAAATAAAGGCACTAAAGTAATTATAAGTTTTAATAAATCTTCATAA
- a CDS encoding heavy metal translocating P-type ATPase, producing MQKQTLNITGMTCASCAKAIERSVGKIEGVRLVNVNFATEKLAVEFDESKASIEKIKEAVKKAGYSAQEEQNDTIREITIPISGMTCASCAKAIEKSIGKLPGISEVSVNFATEKAKVVYDSSKTRISEIKDAVSKAGYKALEIEADKQVDHERERREKEMRSLWIKFLVSAIFTVPLLYIAMGHLLGLKLPEIIMPEMYPLNFALVQLILSIPVVIAGYKFYTVGFSRLIRREPNMDSLIAMGTAAAFLYGIYAVYQIANGNFEYAKDLYFETAGVIIALILLGKYLEAVTKGKTSEAIKKLMGLAPKTAVVIHDGKEMTIPIEEVEVGDIVLVKPGEKIPVDGEVIEGRTSVDESMLTGESIPVEKNIGSKVIGASINKNGTIKFKATKVGKDTALAQIIKLVEDAQGSKAPIAKLADIISGYFVPVVIVIAIIAGLAWYLSGMSVIFSLTIFIAVLVIACPCALGLATPTAIMVGTGKGAEHGVLIKGGEALETAHKIQTIVFDKTGTITEGKPKVTDILTTGEIDENELLQLSASAEKGSEHPLGEAIVNRAKEKKLEFLNVESFEAIPGHGIEVKIQGKTMLLGNKKLMNDRNIEITLQKESDRLAEEGKTPMFVAIDNKLAGIIAVADVMKASSKRAIEVLHSMGIEVAMITGDNRRTAEAIAKQVGIDRVLAEVLPQDKANEVKKLQAEGKKVAMVGDGINDAPALAQADIGIAIGSGTDVAMESADIVLMRSDLMDVPTAIQLSKKTISNIKQNLFWAFAYNTAGIPVAAGLLYLFGGPLLNPIIAAAAMAFSSISVLTNALRLKQFKPLH from the coding sequence ATGCAAAAACAAACATTAAATATTACAGGAATGACCTGCGCATCTTGTGCTAAGGCAATTGAAAGAAGTGTTGGCAAAATAGAAGGAGTGCGCTTAGTAAATGTAAACTTTGCGACGGAGAAATTAGCAGTCGAGTTTGATGAAAGCAAAGCAAGTATTGAAAAAATTAAAGAAGCAGTAAAAAAAGCAGGATACAGTGCGCAGGAGGAACAGAATGATACTATAAGGGAGATCACTATTCCCATATCAGGAATGACCTGTGCATCCTGTGCAAAAGCAATTGAAAAGTCCATAGGTAAGCTGCCGGGAATAAGTGAAGTAAGTGTAAACTTTGCAACCGAAAAAGCAAAGGTAGTGTATGATTCTTCCAAAACAAGGATTTCAGAGATAAAAGATGCCGTGTCCAAGGCAGGCTATAAAGCATTGGAGATTGAAGCTGACAAACAGGTAGACCACGAAAGAGAACGTAGAGAAAAAGAAATGAGATCTTTGTGGATAAAATTTTTAGTATCAGCTATATTTACCGTACCACTGCTATATATCGCAATGGGGCATTTATTGGGATTAAAACTGCCAGAGATCATTATGCCTGAGATGTACCCGCTGAACTTTGCGTTAGTACAGCTAATCTTATCAATCCCTGTAGTGATAGCGGGCTATAAGTTCTATACTGTAGGGTTTAGTAGACTGATACGACGTGAACCCAACATGGATTCATTGATTGCTATGGGTACAGCTGCAGCATTCTTATATGGAATCTATGCAGTATACCAAATTGCAAATGGAAATTTTGAATATGCTAAAGACTTATATTTTGAAACAGCCGGAGTTATTATTGCATTAATCTTGCTAGGAAAATATCTGGAAGCTGTCACAAAAGGAAAAACTTCGGAAGCTATTAAAAAACTCATGGGACTTGCACCTAAAACAGCAGTGGTAATTCATGATGGAAAAGAGATGACTATTCCGATAGAGGAAGTAGAAGTAGGGGATATCGTCTTGGTAAAACCGGGGGAAAAAATTCCGGTTGATGGCGAGGTAATAGAAGGAAGGACATCAGTTGACGAGTCGATGCTTACCGGTGAAAGCATACCTGTAGAAAAGAATATAGGCAGTAAAGTAATCGGAGCAAGTATTAATAAAAACGGTACGATTAAGTTTAAGGCAACCAAGGTAGGTAAAGATACTGCCCTTGCCCAAATTATCAAACTGGTGGAAGATGCTCAAGGTTCTAAAGCACCTATAGCAAAATTAGCAGATATCATATCAGGATATTTTGTACCGGTTGTCATAGTAATTGCCATCATAGCAGGATTGGCTTGGTATTTGTCGGGAATGTCAGTGATTTTCTCACTTACCATATTTATAGCCGTACTAGTCATTGCATGCCCGTGTGCATTAGGCCTTGCGACACCAACGGCAATCATGGTTGGAACAGGTAAGGGAGCTGAACATGGCGTACTTATAAAAGGTGGGGAAGCATTGGAGACTGCCCATAAGATACAGACCATCGTATTTGACAAAACCGGGACCATTACGGAAGGTAAGCCTAAGGTAACTGATATACTCACAACTGGCGAAATTGACGAAAACGAATTATTGCAGTTATCGGCATCAGCAGAAAAAGGATCAGAACATCCATTGGGAGAAGCGATTGTCAACAGGGCAAAAGAAAAGAAGCTAGAATTTTTAAATGTTGAAAGTTTTGAAGCAATTCCCGGCCATGGAATAGAAGTCAAAATTCAAGGAAAAACAATGCTGTTGGGTAATAAGAAATTGATGAATGATAGAAATATAGAAATTACATTACAAAAAGAATCGGATAGATTGGCTGAAGAAGGAAAAACTCCAATGTTTGTCGCCATTGATAATAAACTGGCAGGAATCATAGCAGTGGCCGACGTAATGAAAGCAAGCAGTAAAAGGGCAATAGAAGTATTACACAGTATGGGCATTGAAGTAGCAATGATTACCGGCGACAATAGAAGGACCGCAGAGGCAATCGCAAAGCAGGTAGGAATAGATAGGGTATTGGCTGAAGTGCTGCCGCAGGATAAGGCCAATGAAGTAAAAAAGCTCCAGGCAGAAGGTAAAAAGGTGGCAATGGTAGGCGATGGAATCAATGATGCGCCAGCCCTGGCACAAGCGGATATAGGCATTGCGATTGGTTCCGGAACCGATGTTGCAATGGAATCAGCGGATATTGTATTAATGAGAAGTGATTTGATGGATGTACCGACTGCAATACAATTAAGCAAAAAGACCATTAGCAATATTAAGCAAAACTTATTCTGGGCTTTTGCGTACAACACAGCCGGTATTCCGGTGGCAGCCGGACTGCTGTACCTGTTTGGCGGGCCGTTGTTAAATCCAATCATAGCGGCAGCAGCCATGGCATTTAGTTCTATATCCGTATTAACGAATGCTTTAAGGCTAAAACAATTTAAGCCTTTGCATTAA
- a CDS encoding response regulator transcription factor: MDAMKEKILLVDDEVKLLEVVKDYLIVEGYDVYTAERGKQAIELFHKLKPDFIVLDLMLPDLSGEEICKQIRMESDVPILMLTAKSGEEDKVHGLYIGADDYLTKPFSPRELIGRVRAILRRTKGNMMVTDILSFNNGDLEIDIPKHVVKKSGQVVNLTPNEYNILLSLAQNPQRTFSRNQLINVALGYDFEGYDRTIDTHIKNIRQKIEDDIKEPKYIVTVYGVGYKFVGNSQ; the protein is encoded by the coding sequence ATGGACGCAATGAAGGAAAAAATTTTATTGGTAGATGATGAAGTAAAACTGCTGGAAGTTGTAAAAGATTACCTTATAGTCGAGGGATATGATGTATATACAGCAGAGAGGGGTAAACAAGCCATCGAACTGTTTCATAAATTAAAGCCTGATTTTATTGTTCTTGACTTGATGCTTCCTGACTTATCAGGGGAAGAAATATGCAAGCAAATAAGAATGGAATCGGATGTACCTATATTGATGCTCACTGCTAAAAGCGGTGAAGAGGATAAGGTGCACGGTTTGTACATTGGTGCTGATGATTATCTGACTAAACCGTTTAGTCCCAGGGAGTTGATAGGAAGGGTCAGGGCTATTTTAAGAAGGACAAAAGGAAATATGATGGTGACGGATATTTTATCTTTTAACAATGGTGATTTAGAAATAGATATACCTAAGCATGTAGTCAAAAAAAGTGGACAGGTTGTCAACCTGACGCCAAATGAATACAATATTTTACTCTCTTTGGCTCAAAATCCGCAAAGGACCTTTTCGCGCAATCAGCTGATCAATGTTGCTTTAGGTTACGATTTTGAAGGATATGACCGGACAATCGATACCCATATTAAAAACATCAGGCAAAAAATTGAAGACGATATAAAAGAACCTAAATACATTGTAACAGTTTACGGAGTCGGATATAAATTTGTGGGGAATAGCCAATGA